The Ziziphus jujuba cultivar Dongzao chromosome 7, ASM3175591v1 genome includes a region encoding these proteins:
- the LOC107429887 gene encoding uncharacterized protein LOC107429887 isoform X2 — protein sequence MDGRKLVVIQSFCWGFMFIFFMYMYVAWQRRNERGVRNRITRNTELRTSFIDSLLDNDVTCISQLRMDRRTFVILCRLLRQDGYVKRDGTVTLEEQVCIFLHIIAHHTKNRTIISRFYRSGETISRYFNSVLNGVLRLHSILLRHPEPVSDNCSDDRWKMFKNCLGALDGTYIKVKVPEIDKPRYRTRKGEIATNVLGVCNPNMEFIFVLPGWEGSASDSRVLRDAISRPNGLKVPTGCYYLVDAGYTNGEGFLAPYRGTRYHLSEWRDGCAPINHQEYFNMKHASARNIIERCFGVLKMRWAILRSPSFYPITTQIKTITACCLIHNLIRREMILDPGEVEYDRMENVDINEEEDIIGSIASSDRWTNWRDELANQMFAMEAGGSSNDNRWGESRRTWSRGEEEALLVLLDEAVASGQRCDTGAFKPGTLNMIERKLAEMCPNSGLRATPHIESKLKKWKKQYGIIYDMLNKSGFGWNDTLKCVEIDSDDAWKAYVQSNPSAKSWRDKPFPIYERLANIFGKDRATGHGAQTPIDLVNDINMEPDNDQFDDVGSPMSINQTHSQLPTQSQLRGKRKAQSKDVDIVSGLNNVADKFIDKLATQLDKLEKSDINYPQYLAMELDRLGFPITDNLKISKAMRSDPSNVEVFKIIKTDAQKIEFARGFLDN from the exons aTGGATGGAAGAAAATTAGTTGTGATCCAATCTTTTTGTTGGGGCTTTATGTTTATCTtctttatgtacatgtatgtagcGTGGCAAAGGAGAAATGAAAGAGGTGTTAGGAATAGAATAACTAGGAATACCGAATTGCGTACATCTTTTATAGATAGTTTGTTGGACAATGATGTCACTTGTATTAGTCAATTgaggatggataggagaacatttgttattttatgtcgGTTATTACGCCAGGATGGATATGTGAAAAGAGATGGTACCgttacattggaagagcaagtgtgcatatttttgcacataattgctcatcatacaaAAAATCGTACAATTATCAGTCGATTCTATAGATCAGGGGAGACaattagtagatatttcaattcagtaTTGAATGGGGTGTTGCGCTTACATTCCATTTTGTTGAGGCATCCTGAACCTGTGTCGGATAATTGCtcggatgatagatggaaaatgtttaag aattgtttgggagcattagatggaacttatattaaggtgaaAGTACCTGAAATCGATAAGCCAAGATATCGAACAAGAAAGGGCGAGATAGCAACAAATGTCTTAGGTGTATGTAACccgaatatggaatttatatttgtattaccggGTTGGGAAGGCTCCGCTTCAGATTCCAGAGTACTTCGAGATGCAATAAGTAGGCCAAATGGACTAAAAGTACCAACCG gttgttattacttagtggatgctggttacacaaatggtgaaggatttcttgcaccatataggggaacaagatatcacctttccgaatggagagatggttgtgcacccataaatcatcaagagtatttcaacatgaagcatgcatcagctaggaatatcatagaaagatgctttggggttcttaaaatgcgatgggcaattttaagaagtccatctttCTACCCAATTACAACACAAATCAAAACCATTACTGCATGTTGTCTGATACATAATCtgattagaagagaaatgataCTCGATCCTGGAGAAGTTGAATATGATAGGATGGAAAATGTAgacattaatgaagaggaggacATTATAGGATCAATTGCTTCCTCAGATCGATGGACGAATTGGAGAGATGAGTTAGCTAATCAAATGTTTG CAATGGAAGCTGGAGGTAGCAGCAATGATAATAGGTGGGGTGAATCTAGGCGTACATGGAGTAGAGGTGAGGAAGAAGCTTTGCTGGTTCTTTTAGATGAagctgtagctagtgggcaacgtTGTGACACGGGAGCATTTAAACCTGGTACACTTAATATGATTGAGCGGAAACTGGCTGAAATGTGTCCTAACTCGGGATTGCGAGcaactccacatattgaatCAAAGCtaaaaaagtggaagaagcaatacGGCATCATATACGACATGCTgaacaaaagtggatttggatggaatgacactcttaaatgtgtggagATTGACAGTGACGATGCTTggaaagcatatgtgcag agtaatccaAGTGCAAAAAGTTGGAGAGATAAACCTTTTCCGATATATGAGaggcttgctaatatttttgggaaagatcgggcaacaggacatggagcacaaactccaattgatttagttaatgatataaatatggagCCTGACAATGACCAATTTGATGATGTGGGTTCTCCAATGTCTATAAATCAAACACATAGTCAACTGCCTACACAATCCCAATTAAGAGGTAAGAGGAAAGCTCAATCGAAGGATGTTGACATCGTTAGCGGGTTAAACAATGTAGCAGATAAGTTTATTGATAAATTGGCTACACAGTTAGACAAGTTGGAGAAGTCTGATATCAACtatccacaatacttagctatggagcttgacagGTTAGGATTCCCTATTACtgacaatctcaaaatctctaaggcaatgagatcgGATCCATCGAACGTTGAGGTTTTCAAGATTATTAAAACCGATGCGcagaagattgaatttgctcgtggatttttggataactaa
- the LOC107429887 gene encoding uncharacterized protein LOC107429887 isoform X1, with product MEDFCLLYIFNCIGNSSSIYCMHYNFFICFFFLFVEMDGRKLVVIQSFCWGFMFIFFMYMYVAWQRRNERGVRNRITRNTELRTSFIDSLLDNDVTCISQLRMDRRTFVILCRLLRQDGYVKRDGTVTLEEQVCIFLHIIAHHTKNRTIISRFYRSGETISRYFNSVLNGVLRLHSILLRHPEPVSDNCSDDRWKMFKNCLGALDGTYIKVKVPEIDKPRYRTRKGEIATNVLGVCNPNMEFIFVLPGWEGSASDSRVLRDAISRPNGLKVPTGCYYLVDAGYTNGEGFLAPYRGTRYHLSEWRDGCAPINHQEYFNMKHASARNIIERCFGVLKMRWAILRSPSFYPITTQIKTITACCLIHNLIRREMILDPGEVEYDRMENVDINEEEDIIGSIASSDRWTNWRDELANQMFAMEAGGSSNDNRWGESRRTWSRGEEEALLVLLDEAVASGQRCDTGAFKPGTLNMIERKLAEMCPNSGLRATPHIESKLKKWKKQYGIIYDMLNKSGFGWNDTLKCVEIDSDDAWKAYVQSNPSAKSWRDKPFPIYERLANIFGKDRATGHGAQTPIDLVNDINMEPDNDQFDDVGSPMSINQTHSQLPTQSQLRGKRKAQSKDVDIVSGLNNVADKFIDKLATQLDKLEKSDINYPQYLAMELDRLGFPITDNLKISKAMRSDPSNVEVFKIIKTDAQKIEFARGFLDN from the exons atggaagATTTTTGTTTGCTGTATATATTCAATTGTATTGGCAATAGCAGCTCAATTTATTGTatgcattataatttttttatttgttttttttttctttttgtagagaTGGATGGAAGAAAATTAGTTGTGATCCAATCTTTTTGTTGGGGCTTTATGTTTATCTtctttatgtacatgtatgtagcGTGGCAAAGGAGAAATGAAAGAGGTGTTAGGAATAGAATAACTAGGAATACCGAATTGCGTACATCTTTTATAGATAGTTTGTTGGACAATGATGTCACTTGTATTAGTCAATTgaggatggataggagaacatttgttattttatgtcgGTTATTACGCCAGGATGGATATGTGAAAAGAGATGGTACCgttacattggaagagcaagtgtgcatatttttgcacataattgctcatcatacaaAAAATCGTACAATTATCAGTCGATTCTATAGATCAGGGGAGACaattagtagatatttcaattcagtaTTGAATGGGGTGTTGCGCTTACATTCCATTTTGTTGAGGCATCCTGAACCTGTGTCGGATAATTGCtcggatgatagatggaaaatgtttaag aattgtttgggagcattagatggaacttatattaaggtgaaAGTACCTGAAATCGATAAGCCAAGATATCGAACAAGAAAGGGCGAGATAGCAACAAATGTCTTAGGTGTATGTAACccgaatatggaatttatatttgtattaccggGTTGGGAAGGCTCCGCTTCAGATTCCAGAGTACTTCGAGATGCAATAAGTAGGCCAAATGGACTAAAAGTACCAACCG gttgttattacttagtggatgctggttacacaaatggtgaaggatttcttgcaccatataggggaacaagatatcacctttccgaatggagagatggttgtgcacccataaatcatcaagagtatttcaacatgaagcatgcatcagctaggaatatcatagaaagatgctttggggttcttaaaatgcgatgggcaattttaagaagtccatctttCTACCCAATTACAACACAAATCAAAACCATTACTGCATGTTGTCTGATACATAATCtgattagaagagaaatgataCTCGATCCTGGAGAAGTTGAATATGATAGGATGGAAAATGTAgacattaatgaagaggaggacATTATAGGATCAATTGCTTCCTCAGATCGATGGACGAATTGGAGAGATGAGTTAGCTAATCAAATGTTTG CAATGGAAGCTGGAGGTAGCAGCAATGATAATAGGTGGGGTGAATCTAGGCGTACATGGAGTAGAGGTGAGGAAGAAGCTTTGCTGGTTCTTTTAGATGAagctgtagctagtgggcaacgtTGTGACACGGGAGCATTTAAACCTGGTACACTTAATATGATTGAGCGGAAACTGGCTGAAATGTGTCCTAACTCGGGATTGCGAGcaactccacatattgaatCAAAGCtaaaaaagtggaagaagcaatacGGCATCATATACGACATGCTgaacaaaagtggatttggatggaatgacactcttaaatgtgtggagATTGACAGTGACGATGCTTggaaagcatatgtgcag agtaatccaAGTGCAAAAAGTTGGAGAGATAAACCTTTTCCGATATATGAGaggcttgctaatatttttgggaaagatcgggcaacaggacatggagcacaaactccaattgatttagttaatgatataaatatggagCCTGACAATGACCAATTTGATGATGTGGGTTCTCCAATGTCTATAAATCAAACACATAGTCAACTGCCTACACAATCCCAATTAAGAGGTAAGAGGAAAGCTCAATCGAAGGATGTTGACATCGTTAGCGGGTTAAACAATGTAGCAGATAAGTTTATTGATAAATTGGCTACACAGTTAGACAAGTTGGAGAAGTCTGATATCAACtatccacaatacttagctatggagcttgacagGTTAGGATTCCCTATTACtgacaatctcaaaatctctaaggcaatgagatcgGATCCATCGAACGTTGAGGTTTTCAAGATTATTAAAACCGATGCGcagaagattgaatttgctcgtggatttttggataactaa
- the LOC107429887 gene encoding uncharacterized protein LOC107429887 isoform X3: protein MEDFCLLYIFNCIGNSSSIYCMHYNFFICFFFLFVEMDGRKLVVIQSFCWGFMFIFFMYMYVAWQRRNERGVRNRITRNTELRTSFIDSLLDNDVTCISQLRMDRRTFVILCRLLRQDGYVKRDGTVTLEEQVCIFLHIIAHHTKNRTIISRFYRSGETISRYFNSVLNGVLRLHSILLRHPEPVSDNCSDDRWKMFKNCLGALDGTYIKVKVPEIDKPRYRTRKGEIATNVLGVCNPNMEFIFVLPGWEGSASDSRVLRDAISRPNGLKVPTAMEAGGSSNDNRWGESRRTWSRGEEEALLVLLDEAVASGQRCDTGAFKPGTLNMIERKLAEMCPNSGLRATPHIESKLKKWKKQYGIIYDMLNKSGFGWNDTLKCVEIDSDDAWKAYVQSNPSAKSWRDKPFPIYERLANIFGKDRATGHGAQTPIDLVNDINMEPDNDQFDDVGSPMSINQTHSQLPTQSQLRGKRKAQSKDVDIVSGLNNVADKFIDKLATQLDKLEKSDINYPQYLAMELDRLGFPITDNLKISKAMRSDPSNVEVFKIIKTDAQKIEFARGFLDN, encoded by the exons atggaagATTTTTGTTTGCTGTATATATTCAATTGTATTGGCAATAGCAGCTCAATTTATTGTatgcattataatttttttatttgttttttttttctttttgtagagaTGGATGGAAGAAAATTAGTTGTGATCCAATCTTTTTGTTGGGGCTTTATGTTTATCTtctttatgtacatgtatgtagcGTGGCAAAGGAGAAATGAAAGAGGTGTTAGGAATAGAATAACTAGGAATACCGAATTGCGTACATCTTTTATAGATAGTTTGTTGGACAATGATGTCACTTGTATTAGTCAATTgaggatggataggagaacatttgttattttatgtcgGTTATTACGCCAGGATGGATATGTGAAAAGAGATGGTACCgttacattggaagagcaagtgtgcatatttttgcacataattgctcatcatacaaAAAATCGTACAATTATCAGTCGATTCTATAGATCAGGGGAGACaattagtagatatttcaattcagtaTTGAATGGGGTGTTGCGCTTACATTCCATTTTGTTGAGGCATCCTGAACCTGTGTCGGATAATTGCtcggatgatagatggaaaatgtttaag aattgtttgggagcattagatggaacttatattaaggtgaaAGTACCTGAAATCGATAAGCCAAGATATCGAACAAGAAAGGGCGAGATAGCAACAAATGTCTTAGGTGTATGTAACccgaatatggaatttatatttgtattaccggGTTGGGAAGGCTCCGCTTCAGATTCCAGAGTACTTCGAGATGCAATAAGTAGGCCAAATGGACTAAAAGTACCAACCG CAATGGAAGCTGGAGGTAGCAGCAATGATAATAGGTGGGGTGAATCTAGGCGTACATGGAGTAGAGGTGAGGAAGAAGCTTTGCTGGTTCTTTTAGATGAagctgtagctagtgggcaacgtTGTGACACGGGAGCATTTAAACCTGGTACACTTAATATGATTGAGCGGAAACTGGCTGAAATGTGTCCTAACTCGGGATTGCGAGcaactccacatattgaatCAAAGCtaaaaaagtggaagaagcaatacGGCATCATATACGACATGCTgaacaaaagtggatttggatggaatgacactcttaaatgtgtggagATTGACAGTGACGATGCTTggaaagcatatgtgcag agtaatccaAGTGCAAAAAGTTGGAGAGATAAACCTTTTCCGATATATGAGaggcttgctaatatttttgggaaagatcgggcaacaggacatggagcacaaactccaattgatttagttaatgatataaatatggagCCTGACAATGACCAATTTGATGATGTGGGTTCTCCAATGTCTATAAATCAAACACATAGTCAACTGCCTACACAATCCCAATTAAGAGGTAAGAGGAAAGCTCAATCGAAGGATGTTGACATCGTTAGCGGGTTAAACAATGTAGCAGATAAGTTTATTGATAAATTGGCTACACAGTTAGACAAGTTGGAGAAGTCTGATATCAACtatccacaatacttagctatggagcttgacagGTTAGGATTCCCTATTACtgacaatctcaaaatctctaaggcaatgagatcgGATCCATCGAACGTTGAGGTTTTCAAGATTATTAAAACCGATGCGcagaagattgaatttgctcgtggatttttggataactaa